Proteins from a single region of Catenulispora acidiphila DSM 44928:
- a CDS encoding biotin--[acetyl-CoA-carboxylase] ligase has product MTDAEGEGRQSPYTDLDRPPLRELAVNKAVVRPGGLWRRIEVVRETGSTNADVADAARGGEGEGFVLVAEAQSAGRGRLGRTWSAPARSGLFLSVLVRPGDVAPARWGWLPLLAGTAVRTAVEAVSGVPVRLKWPNDLIVVDDADSDDGADSDADSNKDTAAHAYGAARKLGGILVERVETSSGPAAVVGVGLNVSLRRDELPAGHATSLVLEGAKAADRDTVLRSVLREIERWYTDWSVTGGDPMASGLASAYVASCATLGRRVRVELPGGAPVEGEAVGLDGDGRLLVRSGGSERAFGAGDVVHLR; this is encoded by the coding sequence GTGACCGACGCGGAGGGTGAAGGACGTCAATCGCCTTACACGGATCTCGACCGCCCACCGCTGCGTGAGCTGGCGGTGAACAAGGCCGTCGTGCGGCCCGGGGGGCTCTGGCGGCGCATCGAGGTGGTGCGGGAGACCGGGTCCACGAATGCGGATGTGGCGGATGCGGCTCGGGGTGGGGAGGGCGAGGGGTTCGTCTTGGTGGCTGAGGCTCAGAGTGCGGGGCGGGGGCGGTTGGGGCGGACTTGGAGTGCGCCGGCTCGGTCGGGGTTGTTCTTGTCGGTGTTGGTGCGGCCGGGGGATGTGGCGCCGGCTCGGTGGGGGTGGTTGCCGTTGTTGGCGGGGACCGCGGTGCGGACGGCGGTGGAGGCTGTGAGCGGGGTGCCGGTGCGGTTGAAGTGGCCGAATGATCTGATCGTGGTGGATGACGCCGACAGTGATGATGGCGCCGACAGTGATGCCGACAGTAATAAGGACACTGCCGCGCACGCGTATGGCGCTGCGCGGAAGCTCGGGGGGATTCTCGTCGAGCGGGTCGAGACGTCCTCGGGGCCGGCGGCTGTGGTGGGGGTGGGGCTCAACGTCTCGTTGCGGCGTGATGAGCTGCCGGCCGGGCATGCGACGTCGCTGGTGCTGGAGGGTGCTAAGGCTGCGGATCGGGACACTGTTCTGCGCTCTGTGCTGCGGGAGATCGAGCGCTGGTACACGGACTGGAGTGTCACCGGGGGTGACCCGATGGCGTCGGGGTTGGCCTCGGCGTATGTCGCTTCCTGCGCCACGCTTGGGCGGCGGGTGCGGGTGGAGCTTCCCGGGGGCGCACCGGTGGAGGGTGAAGCGGTGGGGTTGGACGGGGACGGCCGGTTGCTCGTGCGGAGCGGCGGGAGCGAGCGGGCGTTCGGAGCGG
- a CDS encoding transposase: protein MVEYKAALYGREFAKIDRFAPTTKTCSHCGFRVEHMPLRVREWDCSSCGMRHDRDVNAARNILALGRRERLNACGEGVRPERVPAVFNETGTHRSEGIQK, encoded by the coding sequence ATGGTGGAGTACAAGGCAGCGCTGTATGGAAGGGAATTCGCCAAGATCGATCGGTTTGCGCCGACGACGAAGACCTGCTCGCACTGCGGCTTTCGCGTCGAGCACATGCCGCTCCGTGTTCGGGAGTGGGACTGCTCGTCCTGCGGGATGCGTCATGATCGTGACGTGAATGCCGCCCGGAACATCCTCGCCCTGGGACGCAGGGAGAGGCTAAACGCCTGTGGAGAAGGCGTAAGACCGGAACGTGTTCCGGCAGTCTTCAATGAAACAGGAACCCACCGAAGCGAAGGGATTCAGAAGTGA
- a CDS encoding RNA-guided endonuclease InsQ/TnpB family protein: protein MLLRYRYRMYPDAGQRAALAKAFGCARVVYNDGLRLRQEAFAAGRGFIDDGELQKRVITQGKRTPQRAWLAEVSSVALIQSLRDLNRAYSAFFAAQRGERRGPVVGLPRFKSKRDSRQSIRLTSNAFRLRDDGKLSVAKVGAADRYWASFAVEVARRLLPRVDAECGIDLGLTYFGMASGGDRIQAPRFLRQAERKLKRPHRELPPKQKGSANR, encoded by the coding sequence ATGCTGTTGCGCTACCGATACCGGATGTATCCGGACGCCGGGCAGCGAGCTGCGCTCGCCAAGGCGTTCGGTTGCGCCCGGGTGGTGTACAACGACGGACTGCGACTGCGGCAGGAGGCGTTCGCCGCCGGGCGGGGTTTCATTGACGACGGCGAGCTGCAGAAGCGTGTGATCACGCAAGGCAAACGGACGCCGCAGCGGGCTTGGCTGGCTGAGGTGTCCTCGGTCGCCCTCATCCAGTCCCTGCGTGACCTGAATCGTGCCTACAGCGCGTTTTTCGCAGCGCAGCGTGGCGAGCGGCGGGGACCGGTGGTAGGCCTTCCGCGCTTCAAATCCAAGCGCGACTCACGGCAGTCGATTCGGCTGACGTCGAACGCCTTCAGGCTTCGGGACGACGGCAAGCTCTCCGTCGCGAAAGTCGGTGCCGCTGACCGCTACTGGGCGTCGTTCGCGGTCGAGGTCGCGAGGCGGCTGCTGCCGCGCGTGGACGCCGAATGCGGCATCGACCTGGGGCTCACATATTTCGGCATGGCGTCGGGTGGGGACAGGATTCAGGCGCCGCGGTTCCTCCGGCAGGCGGAGCGGAAGCTCAAACGGCCGCACCGGGAGTTGCCCCCTAAGCAGAAAGGCTCTGCGAACCGGTAA